CAAGAGAATGTCTTCGCGGATTCGCGTGATCAACGCGTCGAGCTTCGGAAATTTTTGTTCGCTGCGCAGCCGCTGAACGAAGTGGACGCGAACGTCGCGCCCGTAGATGTCCTGGTCGAAGTCCAGAATGTGCACCTCCACGGAGAGCACGTCGTTGCCGAAGGTGGGGTTGTAGCCGATGTTGGCCACGGCCGGGTGCGTCCGGCCGTTGGATTCGGCCCAGACCGCGTAGACCCCGGTCTTGGGAAACAGTTCGTCCCGCAATTGCAGGTTAGCCGTGGGAAAGCCCAACAGGCGGCCTCCCCGGTTGCGCCCGGACACCACCTGGCCCTCCACCCGGTAGAACCGGCCCAGCAAGGGCCGGACCTCCCAGACCAGCCCGGCCTGGACCATGTCCCGGATCCGCGACGAGCTGACCACGGCGTCGTCGATCAACACCGGCCCGATTTGCTCCACGGTAAAACCGTGGCGCTCTCCGAGCTTCCGGAGCATGGCGTAGTTGCCCTTGCGGTTGCGGCCAAAGGCGTAATCGTACCCGATGACCATCTCCCGCATGCCCAGACCTTCCAAAAGATAGATCCGCACGAACTCCTCGGGCTCCAGTTTGGCCAGGTCCTTGGTGAAGGCGACGCAAAAGGCGTAGTCGAGCCGCAGGGAAGCGATGGCTTCCAGCTTCTGGTGCGGCAAGGTGATGAAGGGGGGCGTCCGTGACCCGGTCAGCACCCGCAACGGGTGCGGGTCAAAGGTGACCGCCACGCTGATAAGGCCGAGGGAAGCGGCTTTTTGGCGCGTCCGGCACAGCAATTTTTGATGGCCCATGTGGACTCCGTCGAAATTGCCGATGGTGACGCAGGATTGAGAAACGGTTTGGCGAGCTTCGTCCAAAGTGCGCAAGACCTGCATGAGGATGGGGTACTCCTACCGGATAGGTATGTCGTCCGCCGTCTCCCGAACCCGAATCCGGAAGGCGCCGCGAAACGGCGAAATCAGCATCCGTACCGGAAACCCTCACATCCATCAACCATCTGACGATGCCCGAGCCGGGCGGACCGGTCACCCCCGTGACGGTGGCCTTGGAGAGAAAATTTGAACTTTCTTTTCCTGACCCCTTGCCAACCGAGGGCAATGTGAGTAGACACCTCTTCTTCGGGCCGAAGTGGTGGAATTGGTAGACACGCTAGGTTCAGGGTCTAGTGGGGGTTCCCCCGTGGGAGTTCGACTCTCCCCTTCGGCACCACAAATTTTAAAGGGATTCAAGCTATAATAGCTTGAATCCCTTTTTCTATGGGGCACAAATTGGCCGACTATTGGCCATTTGTTCATTGTTTTCTGGGTTAGCGTATTTATTAAGTATTCGGTAAAATGCAAAAGATGGCAACCAGTGCCTTGAGCCGTGCTCGCGCCCAAGTCATTGCCAGCACCGCCCAATCCGACTATTCTTATGCGCTCAATTCGCG
This genomic stretch from Desulfonatronum sp. SC1 harbors:
- a CDS encoding bifunctional riboflavin kinase/FAD synthetase, whose product is MQVLRTLDEARQTVSQSCVTIGNFDGVHMGHQKLLCRTRQKAASLGLISVAVTFDPHPLRVLTGSRTPPFITLPHQKLEAIASLRLDYAFCVAFTKDLAKLEPEEFVRIYLLEGLGMREMVIGYDYAFGRNRKGNYAMLRKLGERHGFTVEQIGPVLIDDAVVSSSRIRDMVQAGLVWEVRPLLGRFYRVEGQVVSGRNRGGRLLGFPTANLQLRDELFPKTGVYAVWAESNGRTHPAVANIGYNPTFGNDVLSVEVHILDFDQDIYGRDVRVHFVQRLRSEQKFPKLDALITRIREDILLARRILGSPEAHLVEARQCV